GCCAGCGGACCCCGGGCGGATCCGCATGGGCCAGCCATCCCCTGGCCCGGGGTCCGCTGGCGCGGAACCCGGGGCACCCGGCGTAGTCGGGAGATTGAGGAAAGGGATCCCACCGATCGGGATGTGGAATGTGGCACGAGGGTTTGCGTCGGTGCGAGGGTCTGCGTCGGTGCGCTTCCGGGTGCGCGGCTCGATGCGCGGTCGGTGCGCTGCGTAGGCAAGTCGTATCTCGTTTTCCAATCGACGGTTGAGGCCAATGGATCGGTTCGTTTCGGCAATCGGGCGATGGGGATCGGTGTGGTTGGGTCGGGTGGTCGGGCGGAACGTCGTTGCAGGCGGTGCGATTTTGGGTGCGCGGACGGTGCGCCGTCGGGTGCGCTGGCGGTGCGCCTAGGCGAATCAACGCTTCTCACAATGGGATTAGGGTTTACGACAATTCCCTCAATTCGTTTCGTCGATTCGGTGTCCGGGATCGGGTTCGTTTCGCGCCGAGCGATCGTTGGAGAAACGACGCTCGAGGTTAAGTGTGTTTCATTCGGAAGCGTGCTCGAAATCGGATTCGATACGCGCAGGGGTCTGCGGGCCGGGAAGAGGAGCGAGCCCGGGGAAGGGAGCGAGCAAGGGCAGGGGACGGCAGCGAGCATGGTGACCGGTCGTTGGGTGGCTCACAAAGGGGCAGAGCAGGTCCGGTCGGTCGTCGAATCAGACGGGTTCCTCGACAAGATCATCGAGAAATCGGGGGGCCGTAGTCACAAATTCCCCAGGTGGCCACCGATCAGGCAGGGGCCGGGTCAGGCAAGGGGTGATCCGATTGCACGAGCGCGGGCTTCCAAGGGCTGACGGAAGCCCCCGGCTGGCCAGCAACCAGAACGACCCAGGGAATATTGCCCGGGGAATATTGACAAGGAAAAGAATCCGGGTATTATTCGGAGGTGTCGAGAAAAACCCGGGTGTTATTCGGCGAGGATCGAGACGATGGACGAGGAACGCACGTACACAGCGTTTGCTGGAGTGAGGCGGATAGCCACGGCGGATCGGAAAACGATGCTGCTTGAGACGAAGGCGTATCTGGACGGGGGCAATCCGGAGCCGGTCTTGATCTTTGAGGATCAGACCGGCAAGCAGGTCGATTTCGACTTCCGGGGGACACCGGAGGAGGTTCTGGAGCGGGTCGACCCCTCCGGGTCGAAGCGACAGGGGCCGGGGCGGCCGAAGCTCGGCGTGGTCGCGAGGGAGGTCACGCTTCTGCCAAGGCACTGGGAATGGCTCGAACAGCAGCCGAGCGGGGCCTCGGCCGCCCTGCGGCGGCTGGTGGACGAGGCGAGGAAGCGGGAGCCACGAGCCGAGCGGGAGCGGAGGGCCCTGGAGGCGGCAGGCGCGTTCATGTGGTCGATGGCGGGGAACCTGCCGGGGTTCGAGGAGGCGTCTCGGGCGCTCTTTGCCAGGGATCGGGAGTGCTTCGACCAGCTCATCGACGACTGGCCGGCGGACATCCGCGACCACCTGCGGCGGCTGGTGGAGAAGCCGTTCCAGGGTGTCCACGAGGCGCCTCCGTCTGAGGAGCTCTCGGCGGGGACGTGAGATGGTGGACCGAAAAAGGGCGGGCGAGCGCGGATTCCAATGGATCATCCCGTCCCGATCGGGGGACGGAGCCCCCTCCTACGGGAAGAGAAATCTGCGCTCGCCAAGAGGACTTACTGGCTGACGGGACCGGCAGTCCAGAACTCGTCGAGGTGGCGGCGGGAGAGGTCGTGCATCGCGAGCATGGCGGCGCGGATGGCGTCGAGGCTGGAGCCGACGAAGCGCTCGGCGACGGCGGAGGCGATCTCGAAGGCGACGACGGATTCGAGGATGACGCTGGCGGCGGGGACGGCGCAGACGTCGGAGCGCTCGTAGCTGGCGGGGGATTCCCCCTTGGTGGCCATGTTGACCGAGGGGCCGCGGGCGGCGAGGGTGCTGATCGGCTTCTTGGCGGCGCGGACGACGATCGGCTCGCCGTTGGTGGTGCCGCCTTCGATGCCGCCGGCGTTGTTGGTGGGGCGGCGGAAGCCGAAGCGGCGGTCGGAGGGGTCGTGCTCGGGCTCGAAGCGGATCGGGTCCATGACCTTCGAGCCGGGGCGGCGGGCAGCCTCGATGCCGAGGCCGATCTCGACGCCTTTGATCGCCTGGATGCTCATGACGGCCAGGGCGAGGCGGGCGTCGAGCTTGCGGTCCCACTGGGCATGAGAACCGAGGCCGATCGGGCAGCCGGTGACGACGGCCTCGACGACGCCGCCGAGGGTGTCGCCGGCCTCTCGGGCGGCGTCGATGGCGGCGACGATGCGGGGGTCGATCTCGGGGTTGCAGGAGTAGACGGGGCTGGCGTCGCGGAGGGCGGGGTCAAGCGAAACGGGGGGGGCGTCGATGCCGCCGAGTTCCCGGACGTAGCCGAAGACGTCGATCCCGAGGTCGCGGAGCAGGAGCTTGGCCAGGCCGCCGACGGCGACGCGCATGGCCGTTTCGCGGGCCGAGGCCCGTTCGAGGACCTGGCGGATGCCGGTCTGGTAGGCGATCGAGCCGGCAAGGTCGATGTGGCCGCCGCGGGGGGCGGCGGGCTCCTTGAGGCGTTCGAGCTTCGCGTCGTTGTTGATCAGACGCAGCGTGATCGGCCCGCCGGTGGTCACGCCGTGGTAGGTGCCGGAATCGACGATGACGCGGTCGGTTTCGAGGGTCTGCCGCTTGCCCCGGCCGTAGCCCCCCTGGCGGCGCTTGAGGTCGATGTTGATGAACTCGGCGTCGAGCGTGATGCCCGAGGGGAAGCCTTCGACGATGGCCGTCAGGGCCGGGCCGTGCGATTCACCGGCCGTCAGGTAGCGGAGCATGGAGGTGTCGGACCTTCTGGGGTCTGTCGGGGTTGTGTTGGCTTTTTTAGTCGTTGTCGATTCGTGGGTTGAGTCGGGGAGGATCAATCCCTGAGCCGAACGTCGAGGTTGAGCAGGAACCAGCCGAGGAGCGTGAGCGCCCCGGTCATCACCACCAGACTGAGGAGGATCGAAACCAAAGCGCTGATCGACGACCACCCGGAGCGAAGCCAGTCGAACGGGCGGACCTGGCCGAGCGGTTCCCCCGGCGGCCGCTCTCGGAGTGCTTGAATACCGATGCCGATGGTCCAGGCGGCGGCCGGAACGGGTAGGCCGAAAAGAACGACGAACAGAAGGAGGCCAAACCAGGAGGGCAACGCCCCCACCACGGCCAGAATCATGATCGTGGCGGGGAAGATCAGGATGAGAGCGCCGACCCAGAAGGGGAGCGTGGGACCCATCCGAACCTCGATGCCCTGGTGATCCATTGCCGCCTTTCGGGGCGGGTGTTAACGCTTCGGAAACGATTGCCCGGTCAACAGTTCGAAGGCTTGAATGTACTTGG
The window above is part of the Tautonia marina genome. Proteins encoded here:
- the aroC gene encoding chorismate synthase, translating into MLRYLTAGESHGPALTAIVEGFPSGITLDAEFINIDLKRRQGGYGRGKRQTLETDRVIVDSGTYHGVTTGGPITLRLINNDAKLERLKEPAAPRGGHIDLAGSIAYQTGIRQVLERASARETAMRVAVGGLAKLLLRDLGIDVFGYVRELGGIDAPPVSLDPALRDASPVYSCNPEIDPRIVAAIDAAREAGDTLGGVVEAVVTGCPIGLGSHAQWDRKLDARLALAVMSIQAIKGVEIGLGIEAARRPGSKVMDPIRFEPEHDPSDRRFGFRRPTNNAGGIEGGTTNGEPIVVRAAKKPISTLAARGPSVNMATKGESPASYERSDVCAVPAASVILESVVAFEIASAVAERFVGSSLDAIRAAMLAMHDLSRRHLDEFWTAGPVSQ
- a CDS encoding DUF2239 family protein, whose amino-acid sequence is MDEERTYTAFAGVRRIATADRKTMLLETKAYLDGGNPEPVLIFEDQTGKQVDFDFRGTPEEVLERVDPSGSKRQGPGRPKLGVVAREVTLLPRHWEWLEQQPSGASAALRRLVDEARKREPRAERERRALEAAGAFMWSMAGNLPGFEEASRALFARDRECFDQLIDDWPADIRDHLRRLVEKPFQGVHEAPPSEELSAGT